A section of the Primulina eburnea isolate SZY01 chromosome 1, ASM2296580v1, whole genome shotgun sequence genome encodes:
- the LOC140834309 gene encoding phylloplanin-like, protein MAIKNVLIFLLVAISATSLADAQSTIGIIHVNGTLYCTTNGNITAGPNASATPVFPNAALQVACSADVVALAPVNGTTNSNGAYLVVLIPRPNATVNSIVSNCRLFVLTPLSSCNAALPATGLVSNLRFVKTVYGFLPLTYMAAAGFTLQP, encoded by the exons ATGGCCATTAAAAATGTCTTGATTTTCCTCTTAGTTGCAATATCGGCAACAAGTTTAGCAGATGCCCAAAGTACAATTGGAATAATACATGTCAATGGAACTCTGTATTGCACCACGAATGGCAATATTACTGCCGGCCCCAATGCCAGTGCCACTCCAGTGTTTCCAA ACGCTGCCTTGCAGGTTGCATGCTCGGCAGATGTGGTGGCGTTGGCACCGGTGAACGGAACAACCAATTCAAATGGGGCGTATTTGGTGGTGTTGATCCCTCGACCCAACGCAACCGTCAATTCAATAGTCTCCAACTGCAGATTGTTTGTACTGACGCCGCTCTCAAGTTGCAATGCAGCACTTCCGGCCACGGGCCTTGTGTCGAACTTGCGCTTCGTGAAAACAGTATACGGGTTTCTTCCACTCACTTACATGGCCGCCGCAGGTTTTACACTCCAGCCGTAG
- the LOC140834302 gene encoding mRNA-decapping enzyme-like protein, translating into MSQNGRLTPNLDEKSTKMLNLTVLQRIDPFVEEILITAAHVTFYEFNIDTSQWSRKDVEGSLFVVKRNTQPRFQFIVMNRRNTDNLVENLLGDFEYEVQVPYLLYRNASQEVNGIWFYNARECEEVANLFNRILNAFSKVPTKSKVSSSKSEFEELEAVPTLSVMDGPLEPSTSAASNFNDVPDDPSFVNFFSTAMNIGPASNAAIAGQPYRSSVPVITTSHPQVVTLPTIATAQAPSALSTSTPILSILDSSEANATMKRSTDLVKPSSFFGPPPSSQLSIMPPVSSSIPTAPPLNPPVNLQRPYGVPLLQPFPPPTPPLSLTPAPLPSPNYGPSISREKVQEALQMLVQDNQFIDMVYRAVLNAHQM; encoded by the exons ATGTCTCAAAACGGGAGATTGACGCCGAATCTAGATGAGAAGAGCACCAAGATGTTGAATCTGACGGTGCTACAGAGAATCGATCCCTTCGTGGAGGAAATTCTCATCACTGCCGCTCACGTCACCTTCTACGAATTCAACATCGACACCAGTCAATGG AGTCGGAAGGATGTGGAAGGTTCCCTCTTTGTGGTTAAAAG GAATACCCAACCACGTTTCCAGTTTATAGTCATGAATAGGCGGAATACCG ATAATCTTGTTGAGAATCTCTTGGGAGATTTTGAGTATGAAGTGCAGGTTCCATATCTATTATATCGAAATGCTTCTCAAGAGGTAAATGGAATATGGTTCTACAATGCTCGTGAATGTGAAGAGGTTGCAAATCTATTTAACAG GATACTCAATGCATTTTCCAAGGTGCCTACGAAGTCTAAGGTTTCTTCTAGTAAAAG TGAGTTTGAAGAACTGGAAGCAGTTCCAACACTTTCTGTGATGGATGGCCCTCTAGAGCCATCAACTTCGGCCGCCTCCAATTTTAATGATGTCCCTGATGATCCTTCATTTGTGAACTTCTTCAGT ACTGCTATGAATATAGGACCTGCTTCAAATGCAGCAATAGCTGGGCAGCCATACCGTTCCTCTGTACCTGTGATTACTACATCTCATCCACAAGTTGTTACTCTTCCCACTATAGCAACTGCTCAGGCTCCGTCTGCCTTGTCTACTTCTACACCTATATTGTCAATTCTGGACTCGTCTGAAGCCAATGCTACAATGAAGCGTTCAACCGACCTTGTGAAGCCGTCATCATTTTTTGGCCCACCACCTTCTTCTCAACTTTCTATCATGCCTCCGGTTTCTTCATCTATACCTACTGCGCCTCCATTGAATCCCCCTGTTAATCTACAACGACCTTATGGTGTTCCTTTACTCCAGCCATTTCCACCACCAACTCCTCCGTTGTCACTCACTCCAGCTCCTCTTCCTTCACCAAATTACGGGCCTTCTATAAGCAGAGAAAAAGTCCAGGAAGCACTTCAAATGCTTGTTCAG GACAATCAATTTATAGACATGGTTTACCGAGCAGTGCTGAATGCTCATCAGATGTGA
- the LOC140834325 gene encoding OVARIAN TUMOR DOMAIN-containing deubiquitinating enzyme 6-like isoform X1, giving the protein MTRILVQRGSSGSSSNHNRPSTSVPVSGPFSSSASLQEHVVSSTPVAPAVKDGDLVEGQDKIVVEESTESCDICEGENKEKKSEDLSPHSLNPDLNQDSETIADNREVCCVGDSMDSGKTLKGSSEDVVTEGKTDATTGGSFQVVSRSLYPPPPSGPSPRSSSGNLNSWIYASNDSNAVRIGSSRGGAGRPGVSSMSSPTESRPSSPRSHCEGEGYNSSDEQHTCFSSSYDDAEREHQFETELKRVKGLEVRKMLEDGNCLFRAVADQVYGDSDQCDLVRQMCIDYMERERDHFSQFITEGFTTYCKRKRRNEVYGNNMEIQALSEMYNRPIHIYSYSTEPINIFHGSYNTDTPPIRLSYHRRNHYNSLVDPRRLNIGAGLGFSSLQGDNIDKDQVKAAIKSQQDQQIDNALVAEGRFYSDLELTEQEIERMVMETSRAEYLSDNKFKQRLPHKESSTSRAEPSSSAAKSSSGSDTQQQEVGLKFGLPGSVQNDSLQIMLSMGFSYLQVIEAYSIFGDDIDSMVCYLIETSSNGRWKGKATK; this is encoded by the exons ATGACTCGTATTTTAGTCCAGCGAGGTTCTTCTGGCTCGTCATCTAACCATAACAGACCATCAACTTCCGTTCCTGTGTCTGGTCCCTTTTCTTCTTCAGCTTCACTGCAAGAGCATGTTGTTAGTTCTACGCCGGTTGCTCCAGCTGTGAAAGATGGTGATTTGGTGGAAGGGCAAGATAAGATTGTAGTGGAAGAGTCAACAGAGTCCTGTGACATTTGTGAAGGCGAAAACAAGGAAAAGAAAAGTGAAGATCTGTCTCCGCATAGTTTGAACCCTGATCTGAATCAAGATTCTGAAACTATTGCCGACAATCGTGAGGTTTGTTGTGTTGGTGATTCTATGGATTCTGGGAAGACGTTAAAAGGGTCCAGCGAAGATGTAGTCACAGAAGGAAAAACTGATGCAACAACTGGAGGTTCTTTCCAGGTGGTTTCTCGTAGTTTATATCCACCTCCACCTTCCGGCCCATCCCCAAGGTCTTCTTCGGGAAACTTGAATTCTTGGATATATGCATCTAATGACTCAAATGCTGTGCGGATAGGCTCGTCTAGAGGAGGAGCAGGTCGGCCTGGTGTGTCAAGCATGTCATCTCCAACTGAGTCTCGTCCATCTTCTCCTCGATCTCATTGTGAGGGTGAAGGGTATAACAGCTCTGATGAGCAGCACACATGCTTTAGTTCCTCTTATGATGATGCA GAGAGAGAGCATCAGTTTGAGACTGAATTAAAACGGGTTAAAGGGTTGGAAGTGAGAAAAATGCTAGAGGATGGAAATTGTCTTTTTCGCGCTGTTGCAGATCAAGTGTATGGTGATTCTGATCAGTGTGATTTGGTTAGGCAGATGTGCATTGACTACATG GAGCGAGAAAGAGATCACTTCTCTCAGTTTATCACAGAAGGTTTCACTACCTACTGTAAGAGGAAGAGGAGAAATGAG GTTTACGGAAACAATATGGAGATTCAAGCTCTGTCTGAAATGTACAATCGGCCTATCCACATATATTCTTACAGCACAG AACCCATTAACATATTCCATGGAAGCTATAATACGGACACGCCTCCAATACGGCTGAGTTACCATCGTCGAAACCACTATAACTCCCTTGTTGATCCACGTCGGCTGAACATTGGTGCTGGACTTGGATTTAGCAGTCTGCAGGGG GATAACATTGATAAGGATCAGGTCAAAGCAGCTATCAAATCTCAGCAAGATCAACAGATTGATAAT GCACTCGTAGCTGAGGGACGCTTCTACTCAGATCTTGAGCTCACCGAACAAGAAATAGAACGCATGGTGATGGAAACTTCAAGGGCCGAGTATCTTTCTGATAACAAGTTCAAGCAAAGGCTACCTCATAAGGAATCATCAACTTCTAGAGCTGAACCATCATCTTCTGCAGCTA AGTCATCCTCAGGAAGTGACACACAGCAGCAGGAAGTGGGGCTAAAGTTTGGCTTGCCAGGCTCAGTTCAAAATGACAGCTTGCAGATTATGTTGTCTATGGGATTCAGCTATTTGCAGGTGATTGAAGCTTACAGTATTTTCGGGGACGATATCGACTCGATGGTCTGTTACTTGATCGAAACCAGCAGCAATGGACGATGGAAAGGCAAGGCTACCAAATGA
- the LOC140834325 gene encoding OVARIAN TUMOR DOMAIN-containing deubiquitinating enzyme 6-like isoform X2: protein MTRILVQRGSSGSSSNHNRPSTSVPVSGPFSSSASLQEHVVSSTPVAPAVKDGDLVEGQDKIVVEESTESCDICEGENKEKKSEDLSPHSLNPDLNQDSETIADNREVCCVGDSMDSGKTLKGSSEDVVTEGKTDATTGGSFQVVSRSLYPPPPSGPSPRSSSGNLNSWIYASNDSNAVRIGSSRGGAGRPGVSSMSSPTESRPSSPRSHCEGEGYNSSDEQHTCFSSSYDDAEREHQFETELKRVKGLEVRKMLEDGNCLFRAVADQVYGDSDQCDLVRQMCIDYMERERDHFSQFITEGFTTYCKRKRRNEVYGNNMEIQALSEMYNRPIHIYSYSTEPINIFHGSYNTDTPPIRLSYHRRNHYNSLVDPRRLNIGAGLGFSSLQGDNIDKDQVKAAIKSQQDQQIDNALVAEGRFYSDLELTEQEIERMVMETSRAEYLSDNKFKQRLPHKESSTSRAEPSSSAASKNSITPIHLPLLKP, encoded by the exons ATGACTCGTATTTTAGTCCAGCGAGGTTCTTCTGGCTCGTCATCTAACCATAACAGACCATCAACTTCCGTTCCTGTGTCTGGTCCCTTTTCTTCTTCAGCTTCACTGCAAGAGCATGTTGTTAGTTCTACGCCGGTTGCTCCAGCTGTGAAAGATGGTGATTTGGTGGAAGGGCAAGATAAGATTGTAGTGGAAGAGTCAACAGAGTCCTGTGACATTTGTGAAGGCGAAAACAAGGAAAAGAAAAGTGAAGATCTGTCTCCGCATAGTTTGAACCCTGATCTGAATCAAGATTCTGAAACTATTGCCGACAATCGTGAGGTTTGTTGTGTTGGTGATTCTATGGATTCTGGGAAGACGTTAAAAGGGTCCAGCGAAGATGTAGTCACAGAAGGAAAAACTGATGCAACAACTGGAGGTTCTTTCCAGGTGGTTTCTCGTAGTTTATATCCACCTCCACCTTCCGGCCCATCCCCAAGGTCTTCTTCGGGAAACTTGAATTCTTGGATATATGCATCTAATGACTCAAATGCTGTGCGGATAGGCTCGTCTAGAGGAGGAGCAGGTCGGCCTGGTGTGTCAAGCATGTCATCTCCAACTGAGTCTCGTCCATCTTCTCCTCGATCTCATTGTGAGGGTGAAGGGTATAACAGCTCTGATGAGCAGCACACATGCTTTAGTTCCTCTTATGATGATGCA GAGAGAGAGCATCAGTTTGAGACTGAATTAAAACGGGTTAAAGGGTTGGAAGTGAGAAAAATGCTAGAGGATGGAAATTGTCTTTTTCGCGCTGTTGCAGATCAAGTGTATGGTGATTCTGATCAGTGTGATTTGGTTAGGCAGATGTGCATTGACTACATG GAGCGAGAAAGAGATCACTTCTCTCAGTTTATCACAGAAGGTTTCACTACCTACTGTAAGAGGAAGAGGAGAAATGAG GTTTACGGAAACAATATGGAGATTCAAGCTCTGTCTGAAATGTACAATCGGCCTATCCACATATATTCTTACAGCACAG AACCCATTAACATATTCCATGGAAGCTATAATACGGACACGCCTCCAATACGGCTGAGTTACCATCGTCGAAACCACTATAACTCCCTTGTTGATCCACGTCGGCTGAACATTGGTGCTGGACTTGGATTTAGCAGTCTGCAGGGG GATAACATTGATAAGGATCAGGTCAAAGCAGCTATCAAATCTCAGCAAGATCAACAGATTGATAAT GCACTCGTAGCTGAGGGACGCTTCTACTCAGATCTTGAGCTCACCGAACAAGAAATAGAACGCATGGTGATGGAAACTTCAAGGGCCGAGTATCTTTCTGATAACAAGTTCAAGCAAAGGCTACCTCATAAGGAATCATCAACTTCTAGAGCTGAACCATCATCTTCTGCAGCTAGTAAGAATTCCATTACGCCGATCCATCTACCATTA TTGAAACCATGA
- the LOC140834351 gene encoding casparian strip membrane protein 3-like, whose product MADSSKRAEETAINMPPPESKSTKSKNHATYTSITKATDPTYVRPAGRGWRRGVAIFDFILRICALVAALVATTTMGTTDQTLPFFTQFFQFQAEYDDFPTFTFFVVANAIASGYLVLSLPFSIVSIVRPHARGVKLLLIIFDTVLVTFTTSAAASAAAIVYLAQNGNSNTNWLAICQQFDDFCQRVSGAVVASFITAVIFIFLVLISAVGLSRS is encoded by the exons ATGGCGGATTCGAGCAAGAGAGCCGAGGAAACAGCAATCAACATGCCTCCTCCTGAATCCAAGTCCACCAAATCCAAAAACCATGCCACTTACACCTCCATAACCAAGGCAACAGATCCTACATATGTACGACCTGCGGGACGAGGATGGAGGAGAGGAGTCGCCATTTTCGACTTCATATTGAGGATCTGTGCTCTTGTTGCCGCTCTGGTTGCCACAACCACGATGGGAACCACCGATCAAACTCTCCCTTTCTTCACTCAGTTCTTTCAGTTCCAAGCCGAATATGACGACTTCCCCACTTTCAC GTTTTTTGTGGTGGCAAATGCGATTGCTAGCGGATATTTGGTGCTGTCTCTGCCTTTCTCCATTGTGAGCATTGTTCGTCCACATGCAAGAGGAGTGAAGCTTCTCCTTATCATATTTGACACA GTGCTGGTAACTTTTACAACGTCGGCGGCTGCCTCAGCCGCGGCCATTGTGTATCTAGCTCAAAACGGGAACTCCAACACCAACTGGCTCGCTATTTGCCAACAGTTCGACGACTTCTGCCAGCGTGTTAGCGGCGCCGTGGTAGCTTCCTTTATCACGGCCGTCATCTTCATATTTCTGGTGTTAATCTCTGCTGTGGGTCTTAGCAGAAGCTAA
- the LOC140834317 gene encoding uncharacterized protein — protein MRTVNTEKGVRVFLNFLAVLAILSGVVVEKNDVAFARVPTYCDWKHKFCFSFSWHHFPHYFPHPFPPLLHIPPAYVPSLNPPPMQPQPTPPGQNPPISGYQPPLSPKHKHLPKHVKPLPTPSYPIYQPPSPPQIPIYQPPPSLPPPTPVYSPPPSPEQGPPPVPTYNPPTSPSPPPSPKQSPPPVPTYSLPTSPPPTPVPVYNPPPSPQQSQPPGPTYNPPTSPPPTPVPVYNPPPSPQQSPPPVPTYNPPTSPPPTPVPVYNPPPSPQQSPPTYNPPTSPPPTPVPVYNPPPSPQQSPPPGPTYNPPTSPPPTPVPVYNPPPSPQQSPPTYNPPTSPPPTPVPVYNPPPSPQQSPPPGPTYNPPTSPPPTPVPVYNPPPSPQQSPPTYNPPISPPPTPVPVYNPPPSPQQSPPPGPTYNPPTSPPPTPVPVYNPPPSPQQSPPPSPTYNPPPSPQQSPPPGPTYNPPTSPPPTPVPVYNPPPSPQQSPPTYNPPTSPPPTPVPVYNPPPSPQQSPPPGPTYNPPTSPPPTPVPVYNPPPSPEQSPPPGPTYNPPTSPPPTPVPVYNPPPSPQQSPPPGPTYNPPTSPPPTPVPVYNPPPSPQQSPPPVPTYNPPTSPPPTPVPVIYLPPSPQQSPPPTPIPTYNPPISPPPTPISVYNPPPSPQQIPPPVPTYNPPARPIPTPVPIYTPPPSPQQSSPPIYNPPASPFPPIPTYNPPPSTPENPPPSPPIYEPPPSPQPPKPEYGFPPPPPPPYT, from the coding sequence ATGAGAACGGTGAACACAGAAAAAGGAGTGCGTGTTTTCCTCAATTTTCTTGCAGTGTTAGCAATCCTCTCTGGTGTTGTCGTAGAGAAAAATGATGTTGCTTTCGCTCGAGTTCCAACTTACTGTGACTGGAAGCATAAGTTCTGTTTCAGCTTTAGTTGGCATCATTTCCCTCACTATTTTCCCCATCCATTTCCACCATTACTGCACATTCCACCAGCTTACGTTCCTTCATTGAATCCTCCCCCCATGCAGCCACAGCCAACTCCACCAGGACAAAACCCCCCTATTTCAGGATATCAGCCACCTCTTTCGCCTAAACACAAGCATCTTCCTAAACATGTTAAACCATTGCCTACACCATCGTACCCAATTTATCAGCCACCAAGTCCCCCACAAATTCCAATTTATCAGCCACCTCCTAGCCTACCACCTCCAACTCCAGTATACTCTCCTCCACCAAGCCCAGAGCAAGGTCCACCACCTGTTCCGACATATAATCCTCCAACCAGTCCATCTCCACCACCAagcccaaaacaaagtccaccGCCTGTTCCAACTTACAGCCTTCCTACAAGTCCACCACCAACTCCAGTTCCAGTGTATAATCCTCCACCAAGTCCACAACAAAGTCAGCCACCAGGTCCGACATATAATCCTCCTACAAGTCCACCACCAACTCCAGTTCCAGTCTATAATCCTCCACCAAGCCCACAACAGAGTCCGCCACCGGTTCCGACATATAATCCTCCTACAAGTCCACCACCAACTCCAGTTCCGGTCTATAATCCTCCACCAAGCCCACAACAAAGTCCACCTACATACAATCCTCCTACAAGTCCACCACCAACTCCAGTTCCAGTCTATAACCCTCCACCAAGTCCACAGCAAAGTCCGCCACCGGGTCCGACATATAATCCTCCTACAAGTCCACCACCAACTCCAGTTCCGGTCTATAATCCTCCACCAAGCCCACAACAAAGTCCACCTACATACAATCCTCCTACAAGTCCACCACCAACTCCAGTTCCAGTCTATAACCCTCCACCAAGTCCACAGCAAAGTCCGCCACCGGGTCCGACATATAATCCTCCTACAAGTCCACCACCAACTCCAGTTCCGGTCTATAATCCTCCACCAAGCCCACAACAAAGTCCACCTACATACAATCCTCCTATAAGTCCACCACCAACTCCAGTTCCAGTGTATAATCCTCCACCAAGTCCACAGCAAAGTCCGCCACCAGGTCCGACATATAATCCTCCGACAAGTCCACCACCAACTCCAGTTCCAGTCTATAATCCTCCACCAAGCCCACAACAGAGTCCACCACCGAGTCCGACATATAATCCTCCACCAAGCCCACAACAGAGTCCGCCACCGGGTCCGACATATAATCCTCCTACAAGTCCACCACCAACACCAGTTCCGGTCTATAATCCTCCACCAAGCCCACAACAAAGTCCACCTACATACAATCCTCCTACAAGTCCACCACCAACTCCAGTTCCAGTGTATAATCCTCCACCAAGTCCACAGCAAAGTCCGCCACCAGGTCCGACATATAATCCTCCTACAAGTCCACCACCAACTCCAGTTCCAGTCTATAATCCTCCACCAAGCCCAGAACAGAGTCCACCACCAGGTCCGACATATAATCCTCCTACAAGTCCACCACCAACTCCAGTTCCGGTCTATAATCCTCCACCAAGCCCACAACAAAGTCCGCCACCGGGTCCGACATATAATCCTCCTACAAGTCCACCACCAACTCCAGTTCCAGTCTATAATCCTCCACCAAGCCCACAACAAAGTCCACCACCGGTTCCGACATATAATCCTCCTACAAGTCCACCACCAACTCCAGTTCCAGTTATTTATCTTCCACCAAGTCCACAGCAAAGTCCACCACCAACACCAATTCCGACATATAATCCTCCTATAAGTCCACCACCAACACCTATTTCAGTTTATAATCCTCCACCAAGCCCACAGCAAATTCCACCTCCTGTTCCGACGTATAATCCTCCAGCAAGACCAATACCAACTCCAGTTCCAATTTACACTCCTCCACCAAGTCCACAACAAAGTTCACCGCCGATTTACAATCCACCAGCAAGTCCATTTCCACCAATTCCCACTTATAATCCTCCACCAAGTACACCGGAAAATCCTCCTCCAAGCCCTCCAATTTATGAACCCCCGCCAAGTCCACAACCACCTAAACCAGAGTACGGCTTTCCACCACCTCCGCCGCCGCCATATACATGA